From a single Apium graveolens cultivar Ventura chromosome 2, ASM990537v1, whole genome shotgun sequence genomic region:
- the LOC141699074 gene encoding uncharacterized protein LOC141699074, which translates to MANLAKLEFVTLDVSGNNYLSWVLDAELYLSANGLKDTIDPEKIPTVEKNAKISSKLILCSENITDTEMIEKTLSTFHPNTMILAQQYRERNFQKYGELISLLLVAKKNNELLLKNHQIRPTGSAQLPEVHNTSFLKNERGKGHRGGRGYGRNHGRGNFRGRFHNQYHSGHLKWQRDGYNSGHQKWQSEVPNKRKAPQEGENRGICHRCGSEGHWQRTCRTPKHLVDLYESSKRNNGKRVETNFVNYNLVNEPVNKASNEIDTGANLYYGLDD; encoded by the exons ATGGCGAATCTTGCAAAATTAGAGTTTGTTACCTTGGATGTTTCCGGAAATAATTATTTGTCATGGGTCCTTGATGCGGAATTATACCTTAGTGCTAATGGCCTAAAAGATACTATTGACCCGGAAAAGATCCCAACTGTTGAAAAAAATGCAAAA ATAagctcaaaattaattttatgtaGTGAAAATATTACTGATACTGAAATGATTGAAAAGACCCTCTCAACCTTTCACCCCAACACTATGATCCTGGCTCAACAATATAGGGAGCGTAATTTTCAGAAATATGGCGAGCTGATATCTCTCCTTCTTGTGGCTAAAAAGAATAATGAGTTGCTACTAAAAAATCATCAGATACGTCCCACAGGCTCTGCCCAGTTACCTGAAGTACATAACACGTCATTCCTGAAGAATGAACGTGGGAAAGGGCATAGAGGAGGACGGGGTTATGGACGAAACCATGGACGTGGAAATTTTCGTGGTCGATTTCACAATCAATATCATTCTGGCCACCTGAAGTGGCAACGTGATGGTTACAACTCTGGCCACCAGAAATGGCAAAGTGAAGTTCCAAATAAAAGAAAGGCGCCCCAAGAAGGAGAGAACCGAGGCATCTGTCATAGGTGCGGATCTGAGGGGCACTGGCAACGTACTTGTCGCACACCCAAACATCTTGTTGATCTCTATGAGTCATCCAAAAGGAATAATGGAAAAAGAGTAGAAACCAACTTCGTTAATTATAATCTAGTTAATGAACCAgtcaataaggcctcaaatgaaATAGACACTGGTGCTAATCTTTATTATGGTTTAGACGACTAG